A segment of the Raphanus sativus cultivar WK10039 unplaced genomic scaffold, ASM80110v3 Scaffold0041, whole genome shotgun sequence genome:
CTACGTAGAGAACTCGTACCTTCATTCAGATCCCCCCTCCAGATCGATGAGCACCTCTTCATCTATGTCTTCCCGATCGGCGGCACGGAGGACAGTCCACGGCGTTCCCATTAAATGTTGGTGTGGCAAAGGACTCGTTGTCTGGGCTTCAGAAACCAAAGAGAACCCATTCCGCCGATTCTACCGCTGCGAAGTAGCACTTCAGGTAAATTCGCGACACATACAACACACCACCCAAACCACACTAACTGTTATGATTATGATATCGTTTTGACATTTACATTGATGATTTCAGAGGAAAACAGAGTCACATCTCTTCAAATGGGAAGACGAAGCCATTTTAGACGAAGTTAGGATGTTGGATGCGAAAATCATGGATCTCGTACACGACATTCAGACATTAAGCAAAACCGTCTCTGAACAGATAGATCTACACAAGGCTGAGTGTGTGTTCAAGGTGGATGAACACATCAAGCAGATGAAGCAAGAGATTCGTCAAGCCACAAGACAGATGAAAGAAGAGGTTGAGGCTATCGTGTCTTCAAACACGGTGGTAAAACCGCTTGCCGACAGTGGCACCACCCACAACTTTCTTGCTGCTGTGGCAATCGTTGGAGCAATCACATGCTTATATTGGAAGTtcctttaaacttttttatggCTCTGTAATTCTCATCATTTAATTATGTTTGTAGTAATGTTATCTCACTAGCCGATACTATTTAAGAATCAGATTATTGCTATGTAAGAATCTAAAATGTTTCTCAGTTTCCAGTAGTGTCTTAATGCTTACTCCCTTGTGTTCGGTTTACAATTGTGGACGCAATTGCTGTGTTCGGAGAACGCCTGTACTGTCCGAACACAAATTGTCATAAGAGGAAGTTGGTTTACTCTATTCTTTACAACTTTCTGTAGGTTTTCAATTCCTTCATTCAAAAGATAAACCAACTCCTAACTTATGCTGTTTTACCATAAATACACCAAAATATGGAAACAAGTTAAACAAATTCCTAACTTCAAAATATGTCTCAAAAACCACAATAAACtcccaaaacaaaagaaattctGTTATCACAATCCTTtccacaacttaaaaaaaacttttccgCAGATAACCAAATTAAATTGATTAACTATGTTTGAGCAAGGGAAAGTAACAAGATTCCCTCATCCAAATGAGTGTGCCAAGCCCACATTTGATAACGGCAAAAAACGAAACGCGATACAAAACTCTCTATATCGGTTCGGTGCAACGGGTCCTGTTGTGCCCGGTTCCACCGCATCTTCCACACCTGTTAGGaattagcttcttcttcttagtcACCTGCAGTTTGTTATCCAAGCAACCATTATAAGCGGAGTTACCCAAAAAttgttaaatcaaaataaaaacatatcatCTACGCACACACTTACTGGAAATTCACCAGTGGAAGCCATCCGGTTCTTCCTACGCCGGCCTGGTGGCCTTGACGTCAAAGGCGGCATCACCACCTTCTTCTTCACGTCTTCAGGGACATCTACATCTTTTGGATCTCCTTCGGGACTGATTAAACCAGCATATGTCTCTCTCCAAGTCGTTGTCTTGTACCAGTGACCAACCAAGGGTTCATATGTCAATCCCAAGCTGTCGGCAGCAATCATGGCATGACCACAAGGTATCTGGATCCTATCAAAATACTTGCAATCACATTTCTTTTCAGCAAGCATCACACGTTCCTTACTACCAAACTTTCCCACAATCTCGCAAGTCCAATTAGATACCGAGTTCACTTTGCTACCCTTCATGGTTGCCATGTTCTTAGTCATCTCTTTATCCACCTCAACGCTTACCACCCCTCTATGCTTCTCTGCTTTCTTTCTCCTTGCAGAGAACCACCTTGTCATCATCCTTTGAATGAAGATTACCAATTCCATGATTGGTGAAGACCTTCCTTCCACCAAAGCGTTGTTGAGTTGCTCAGCA
Coding sequences within it:
- the LOC108819845 gene encoding uncharacterized protein At4g04775-like, encoding MSTSSSMSSRSAARRTVHGVPIKCWCGKGLVVWASETKENPFRRFYRCEVALQRKTESHLFKWEDEAILDEVRMLDAKIMDLVHDIQTLSKTVSEQIDLHKAECVFKVDEHIKQMKQEIRQATRQMKEEVEAIVSSNTVVKPLADSGTTHNFLAAVAIVGAITCLYWKFL